One window from the genome of Rhodopseudomonas sp. P2A-2r encodes:
- a CDS encoding ABC transporter permease — translation MSTITTLASPRRSASPVKLWIERQRGPLIAVVVFVICLAIVKLVSGSTLGYYEIGTLAAGGATLAIAALGQTLVVLSGGFDLSAAAVISLVNVTLAGQMQDSVGSILLWTAAGIGIGALTGAFNGFFIAVLRLQPIVVTLATMFILQGVTLLVMDKPGGQVPPGFAQFLTGDAIPGVLPMPVLLLALLMVLWLALKNTLFGKAIRAVGSDREAARASGLSVPLHEFFTYVLAGGLYGLAGVFISAQTGSGDPLVGNPMLLQMFTAVVLGGTLLGGGRGGLIGTVFGAYVLMLVVNILLVLNVPAFYSSIVEGTILILAVLASSFTRTSVLATTLRTIVRRSRARRAGMLPRQLDLPSMRLALPMPPAAFAAPAFWRANAEVLRTSLPAYVCFIIVLVVTQLVLGNAVFSWAFYDSLMVLGCFLAILALGQGTVILTGGLDLSLPWAIGLCGILCAGLLKGADAALIYAVPVVLGVGALIGLVNGLGIVALGLSPIVMTLAMNGILQGIGLVYSGGTPDGFASPALRWFMTGRIAGVTPVVPFLILFVAGAAVLLGRTVFGRRVYAIGNGERPAELSGVPVKATLVWVYILSGVCSALVGILLSGFSGQGSLGMGDEYLLPSIAVVVVGGALITGGRGSFLGMIGGVVLLTALQTLLSGTTLPYATRAILYGVVVLGAVIALREKSS, via the coding sequence ATGAGCACAATCACGACATTGGCGTCTCCCCGGCGCAGCGCATCGCCGGTCAAGCTCTGGATCGAGCGGCAGCGCGGCCCGCTGATCGCGGTGGTAGTGTTTGTCATCTGTCTTGCCATCGTCAAGCTGGTGAGCGGCAGCACGCTTGGCTACTACGAGATCGGCACGCTCGCTGCCGGCGGCGCCACCCTTGCCATCGCCGCGCTCGGCCAGACCCTCGTGGTGTTATCCGGCGGCTTCGACCTGTCCGCGGCCGCCGTGATCTCGCTCGTCAACGTGACGCTGGCCGGGCAGATGCAGGACAGCGTCGGGAGCATCCTGCTGTGGACCGCTGCGGGCATCGGCATCGGTGCGCTCACCGGCGCCTTCAATGGCTTCTTTATCGCGGTGCTCCGGCTGCAACCGATCGTGGTGACGCTCGCCACCATGTTCATCCTGCAGGGTGTGACTTTGCTGGTGATGGACAAGCCGGGCGGGCAGGTCCCGCCGGGCTTTGCGCAATTCCTCACCGGCGATGCCATCCCCGGTGTCCTGCCGATGCCGGTGCTGCTGCTGGCGCTGTTGATGGTGCTTTGGCTGGCACTGAAGAACACGCTGTTCGGCAAGGCCATTCGCGCCGTGGGATCGGACCGGGAAGCCGCGCGCGCGTCGGGCCTCAGCGTGCCGCTGCACGAGTTCTTCACCTATGTGCTGGCCGGCGGCCTCTATGGCCTCGCCGGCGTCTTCATCAGCGCGCAGACCGGCTCGGGCGACCCGCTGGTCGGCAATCCGATGCTGTTGCAGATGTTCACTGCGGTGGTGCTGGGCGGCACGTTGCTCGGTGGTGGCCGCGGCGGTCTGATTGGCACGGTGTTCGGTGCCTATGTGCTGATGCTGGTCGTGAACATCCTGCTCGTGCTCAACGTGCCGGCCTTCTATTCCTCCATCGTCGAGGGGACGATCCTGATCCTCGCCGTGCTGGCGTCCTCGTTCACACGGACGTCGGTGCTCGCCACCACGCTGCGCACCATCGTGCGGCGGTCGCGCGCTCGTCGCGCGGGAATGCTGCCGCGCCAGCTCGATCTGCCGTCGATGCGGCTGGCACTGCCGATGCCGCCTGCGGCTTTCGCGGCTCCCGCGTTCTGGCGCGCCAACGCCGAGGTGCTGCGCACCAGCCTGCCGGCCTATGTCTGTTTCATCATCGTTCTGGTCGTCACCCAGTTGGTGCTGGGGAATGCGGTGTTCTCCTGGGCGTTTTACGACTCGCTCATGGTGCTCGGCTGTTTCCTGGCGATCCTCGCACTTGGTCAGGGCACCGTGATCCTCACCGGCGGCCTCGATCTGTCGCTGCCATGGGCCATCGGCCTGTGCGGCATTCTCTGCGCCGGACTGCTGAAGGGGGCGGACGCCGCCTTGATCTACGCGGTGCCGGTTGTGCTCGGTGTCGGCGCGTTGATCGGACTCGTCAACGGACTGGGGATCGTCGCGCTCGGCCTGTCGCCGATCGTCATGACGCTGGCGATGAACGGCATCCTGCAGGGCATCGGGCTGGTCTATTCGGGCGGCACGCCGGACGGCTTTGCGTCGCCGGCCTTGCGCTGGTTCATGACCGGGCGGATCGCGGGTGTGACGCCCGTCGTGCCGTTCCTGATCCTCTTCGTCGCCGGCGCCGCCGTGCTGCTGGGCCGCACCGTGTTCGGTCGCCGCGTCTATGCGATCGGCAACGGCGAGCGTCCGGCAGAACTCTCCGGCGTGCCGGTCAAGGCGACCCTCGTCTGGGTCTACATTCTGTCCGGCGTGTGCTCAGCTTTGGTCGGTATCCTGCTGTCGGGCTTCTCCGGGCAGGGCAGCCTCGGCATGGGCGACGAATATCTGTTGCCGTCCATCGCCGTCGTGGTGGTCGGCGGCGCGCTGATCACCGGCGGGCGCGGCAGCTTTCTCGGCATGATCGGCGGCGTGGTTTTGCTCACGGCGCTGCAGACGCTGCTGTCCGGAACCACGCTGCCCTATGCGACCCGTGCGATACTCTATGGCGTGGTTGTGCTCGGCGCGGTCATCGCATTGCGGGAAAAATCGAGTTGA
- a CDS encoding sugar ABC transporter ATP-binding protein: MAHDRIKAGSVSDASIAIAARNIRKIYGPTIALNDVGFDIRTGDTHALLGENGAGKSTMVKLLSGLILPTTGGLVVHGQPVTLRSPRASHAQGIQTAFQELSLVRDLTVLDNMLLPDPPVGALGLIRRRAALRDVCAHLDALGLGDIDPSAEIRDLDLNERQKIEIARAIFRNPKILLLDEPTSTLSGRDIDWLGDIIARQKARGTTIVFISHRMREVRAFCDRVTVLRGGKHVATEAVSDVTDEDLIGLIAGKADGHSFPAKPPRSMLSAAPVLAVKNLATDKRLSDVSFALRRGEILGIAGLQGMGQLELFSALFGMTESQGEIRVDDRPVTLTSPRDAVDARIGIGLVPEDRKTEALFLKLDGQRNVSLPVIDRYARFGLVDTAREAVDVARIFARLEVQTRALWTSVRSFSGGNQQKIAVAKWLFANSRILLLFDPTRGIDVGTKNEIYALMREFAAAGGSILFHSTEIPELDHLCDRVLVLYEGRLAADLEGMPSTKGPSSARPWGAGLPA, translated from the coding sequence TTGGCTCACGACCGCATCAAGGCCGGTAGCGTCAGCGATGCGTCGATCGCCATCGCGGCCCGTAACATACGCAAGATCTACGGTCCGACTATCGCATTGAACGATGTCGGATTCGATATCCGCACCGGCGACACCCACGCGCTGCTCGGAGAAAACGGTGCCGGCAAATCGACGATGGTCAAGCTGCTGTCGGGGCTGATCCTGCCGACCACCGGCGGCCTGGTCGTCCACGGTCAACCCGTGACGCTGCGCTCGCCGCGCGCCTCCCATGCGCAGGGCATCCAGACCGCGTTTCAGGAACTGAGCCTGGTTCGCGATCTCACGGTGCTCGACAACATGTTGTTGCCCGACCCGCCGGTTGGCGCGCTGGGCCTGATCCGGCGGCGCGCGGCGCTGCGCGATGTCTGCGCGCATCTCGACGCGCTCGGTCTCGGCGACATCGATCCATCCGCAGAAATCCGCGATCTCGATCTCAACGAGCGTCAGAAGATCGAGATCGCGCGCGCCATTTTCCGCAATCCCAAAATCCTGCTGCTCGACGAGCCGACCTCGACGCTGTCGGGGCGCGACATCGACTGGCTCGGCGATATCATCGCGCGCCAGAAGGCGAGGGGCACCACCATCGTGTTCATCTCGCACCGCATGCGCGAGGTGCGCGCGTTCTGCGATCGGGTCACCGTGCTGCGGGGCGGCAAGCACGTCGCCACCGAGGCGGTGTCCGACGTCACCGACGAGGATCTGATCGGGCTGATTGCCGGCAAGGCGGATGGCCATTCCTTTCCCGCCAAGCCGCCGCGCTCGATGCTGTCGGCTGCGCCGGTTCTGGCCGTGAAAAATCTCGCCACCGACAAGCGCCTCAGCGATGTCTCCTTCGCTCTGCGCCGCGGCGAGATCCTCGGCATCGCCGGTCTTCAGGGCATGGGCCAGCTCGAATTGTTCTCGGCCCTGTTCGGCATGACCGAGAGCCAGGGCGAGATCCGCGTGGACGACCGGCCGGTGACGCTCACGTCGCCGCGCGACGCCGTCGATGCACGGATCGGCATCGGTCTGGTCCCGGAAGATCGCAAGACCGAGGCGTTGTTCCTGAAGCTCGATGGCCAGCGCAACGTCTCGCTGCCGGTGATCGACCGCTACGCGCGGTTCGGCCTTGTCGATACCGCGCGCGAGGCGGTGGACGTGGCCCGGATCTTCGCCCGGCTCGAGGTGCAGACGCGCGCGTTGTGGACCAGCGTGAGGTCGTTCTCCGGCGGCAACCAGCAGAAGATCGCGGTCGCCAAGTGGCTGTTCGCCAATAGCCGCATCCTGCTGCTGTTCGATCCGACCCGCGGCATCGACGTCGGCACCAAGAACGAGATCTATGCCCTGATGCGCGAGTTTGCTGCGGCAGGTGGATCGATCCTGTTTCACTCCACCGAGATCCCGGAGCTCGATCATCTGTGCGACCGGGTTCTCGTGCTGTACGAAGGCCGGCTCGCCGCGGACCTTGAGGGGATGCCATCAACGAAGGGGCCATCCTCCGCGCGACCCTGGGGAGCGGGCCTGCCAGCCTGA
- a CDS encoding sugar ABC transporter substrate-binding protein, producing the protein MFKRKSLLGAAALGLAVTAGLPSLAHAEKFKVYLSMSFIGNDWQGEAANMIKAMASSKTLADKVDLQVQVAGPNAQKQIQQINAMVQAGARAIVVFPISPTALNTAVKNACEKGIVVIAYDGEITEPCAYNVAIDQVEAGRVTAEWLVKKLNGKGNIVAITGVPGTSVDTLRTKAAKEVFAKYPDIKIVNEAVGMWSQAVARTELSKVLATRKWDQIDGLWMQVGCYTANTMQVEAGIPIDKLKPCAGEGSNGGRVQMLPVNTEVEGANGTYKPMNAPRISYASPPYSGALALKLAVAKLEGKDIPKKTVLPLPLVTNETIKLCQEGSWKEMKDGCNAFKASIVSNPGWFASIFSNETPEIGLDAALVGQPEN; encoded by the coding sequence ATGTTCAAAAGGAAGTCGCTATTAGGTGCAGCCGCGCTCGGCTTGGCCGTCACCGCCGGTCTGCCGTCTTTGGCTCATGCCGAGAAATTCAAGGTCTATCTGTCGATGAGCTTCATCGGCAACGACTGGCAGGGCGAGGCCGCCAATATGATCAAGGCCATGGCATCCTCGAAGACCTTGGCCGACAAGGTCGATCTCCAGGTCCAGGTGGCCGGCCCGAACGCCCAGAAGCAGATCCAGCAGATCAATGCGATGGTGCAGGCCGGCGCCAGGGCCATCGTGGTGTTCCCGATCTCGCCGACGGCGCTCAACACCGCGGTCAAGAATGCCTGCGAGAAGGGCATTGTTGTGATCGCCTATGACGGCGAGATCACCGAACCCTGCGCTTACAATGTCGCCATCGACCAGGTCGAAGCTGGCCGCGTTACCGCCGAATGGCTGGTCAAGAAACTCAACGGCAAGGGCAATATCGTTGCCATCACCGGCGTGCCCGGTACCTCCGTCGATACGCTGCGCACCAAGGCGGCCAAGGAAGTGTTCGCGAAATACCCGGACATCAAGATCGTCAACGAGGCGGTCGGGATGTGGAGTCAGGCGGTCGCGCGCACCGAACTATCGAAGGTGCTGGCCACCCGCAAATGGGACCAGATCGACGGATTGTGGATGCAGGTCGGTTGCTACACCGCCAACACGATGCAGGTCGAGGCCGGGATCCCGATCGACAAGCTGAAGCCCTGCGCCGGTGAAGGCTCCAATGGCGGCCGGGTCCAGATGCTGCCGGTCAACACCGAGGTCGAAGGCGCCAACGGCACCTACAAGCCGATGAACGCGCCACGCATCTCCTATGCCTCGCCGCCCTATTCTGGCGCGCTGGCCTTGAAGCTGGCGGTCGCCAAGCTCGAAGGCAAGGACATCCCGAAGAAGACGGTGCTTCCGCTTCCGCTGGTGACCAACGAGACGATCAAGCTGTGCCAGGAAGGCAGCTGGAAGGAAATGAAGGACGGCTGCAATGCCTTCAAGGCATCGATCGTCTCCAACCCGGGCTGGTTCGCCTCGATCTTCTCCAACGAGACGCCGGAGATCGGTCTCGACGCGGCGCTGGTCGGCCAGCCGGAAAACTGA